The genomic window CTCAATTTGCTAAAAAGCTGGCTAAGATTATTAAAATAGAACAGAGAAATCATGTTCCTACTTATGATTTGCATCAAGAACCATTGATGGATATTCATAAAATTATGGCAATGCTTCCTCACAGACCTCCATTTTTGTTAATTGATAGAATTATCGAAATGTCTGACCGTCACGTGGTTGGATTGAAAAATGTTACTATGAACGAAAATTTCTTCGTAGGGCATTTTCCAGAAGCACCAGTAATGCCAGGGGTTTTAATTGTTGAAGCAATGGCGCAGACAGGGGGTATTTTGGTATTGAGTACAGTTCCAGATCCTGAGAATTATTTAACGTATTTCATGAAAATTGATAATGTTAAATTTAAACACAAAGTGTTGCCGGGAGATACTTTAATTTTTAAATGTGAGTTAATTTCTCCTATCAGAAGAGGGATTTGTCATATGCAGGCAAACGCCTATGCAAATGGTAAATTAGTTACTGAGGCAGAATTAATGGCACAAATAGCAAGAAAACAATAATAAATTATCAAATTTATTGTTTAGGTTTGTTGCCTGAAATTAGAATATTTTAATTAAAAATATAAAACATACAGATGAATCAACCATTAGCATATGTTCATCCTGGCGCGAAAATCGCTAAAAACGTTGTAATAGAGCCATTTACAACAATTCACAATAATGTTGTTATTGGTGATGGTACTTGGATTGGTTCAAATGTGACCATTATGGAAGGAGCTCGAATTGGTAAAAATTGCAATATTTTTCCAGGGGCTGTAATTTCTGCTGTGCCACAAGATTTAAAATTTGGAGGAGAAGATTCTCTTGCCATTATTGGAGATAATTGTACAATTAGAGAATGCGTAACTATAAATAGAGGAACAATTGCATCTGGCCAAACAGTAATTGGAAACAATTGTTTAGTAATGGCTTACGCGCATATTGCCCACGACTGCGAAATTGGAAACAATGCAATTATTGTGAACGGTGTTGCTTTGGCAGGTCACGTAGTGGTTGGTAATCATGCTGTTATTGGAGGTCTAGCGGCAATTCATCAGTTTATTCATATTGGAGATCACGCTATGATTTCTGGAGGATCATTGGTTAGAAAAGATGTTCCGCCGTTTACAAAAGCTGCAAAAGAGCCTTTGTCGTATGTTGGAATTAACTCAGTTGGTTTAAGAAGAAGAGGTTTCAGTACTGAAAAAATTAGAGAAATTCAGGAAATCTATAGAATTTTATACCAAAAGAATTATAATACAACTCAAGCTTTAAGTATTATTGAAGCAGAAATGGAAGCTACTCCCGAAAGAGATGAAATTCTTGATTTTATTAGAAATTCTTCTCGAGGAATTATGAAAGGTTATTCAGGAAACTATTAATTTTAGTTCCGATGGCTATAGGAATAGATTTCTGATTTTAGATTTCTAAACCGTACATTAAAATTGAAAACAGAATTATTACAAATAAATGAATGGAGAATTTATTCTCGATGAGAATCTAAAATCTACATTCTAAAATCTAAAATAAAACAAATGGCGTCTACATCAGATATTAGAAACGGATTGTGTATTAAATTTAATCACGATATCTATAAAATTATTGAATTTCTTCACGTAAAACCTGGGAAAGGTCCAGCTTTCGTAAGAACAAAACTTAAAAGTTTAACAACAGGAAAAGTATTAGATAATACATTTTCTGCTGGACATAAAATAGAAGATGTTCGTGTTGAGACACATACTTTTCAGTTTTTATATGCTGAAGGAGATGAATTCCATTTCATGAATGCTGAAACTTTTGAACAGATTTCATTGAACAAGAATATTTTAGATGCTCCAGCATTGTTGAAAGAAGGAACAAATGTAATGGTTCAGATTAATACTGAAACTGATTTACCTTTGTCTGTTGATATGCCAACATCTGTAATTCTAGAAGTTACTTATGCTGAACCAGGTGTAAAAGGTAACACAGCAACAAATGCAACAAAATCTGCTACAGTAGAAACAGGTGCAAGCATCAACGTTCCTTTGTTTATCAATGAAGGAGATAAAATTAAAATCGATACAGCTTCAGGTTCTTACATGGAGCGTGTAAAAGAGTAGTTTTTTAATTAAGATAATTTGACAATGAGTCAATTAGAAAATTTATGAATCGACATATTTTTTGTATATTCATATTCTAATTGACTCATTTTCTAATTGACAAATTTTCTAATTATAATATATGAAATTTCCAAAGAGTCATTCTTTACAAGAAATTGCAAATTTGCTTAACTGCAAATTTATTGGTGACAAAGACTTTCAAGTTTTAGGCATGAACGAAATACATGTTGTGGAACCTGGTGATATAGTTTTTGTTGACCATCCAAAATATTACGACAAAGCGCTGCAGTCGGCGGCTACTATTGTTTTGATAAACAAAGAAGTAGAATGCCCAGAAGGCAAAGCACTTTTGATTTCTGATGATCCATTTAGAGATTTCAATATTTTAACCAAACACTTTAAACCTTTCCAATTTGCAAATGTTGCGATAGCAGCTTCAGCAGTAATAGGAGAGGGGACTATAATTCAGCCTAATAGTTTTGTTGGTAACCATGTTAAAATTGGTAAAAACTGCCTAATTCATTCTAATGTTTCTATCTACGATCACACTATTATTGGTGATAACGTGATTATTCATGCAGGAACTATTTTAGGTGCTGATGCTTTTTATTACAAAAAACGTCCAGAAGGCTTTGATCAATTAGTTTCTGGCGGAAGAGTAGTTATTGAAGATAATGTTGGTATTGGTGCGCTTTGTACAATCGACAAAGGAGTTACAGGTGACACAACAATTGGTGCTGGAACAAAGCTGGATAATCAAGTACATGTTGGGCATGATACGGTTATCGGAAAAAAATGTCTGATCGCTTCACAAACTGGTATTGCCGGTTGTGTTATTATTGAAGACGAAGTAACACTTTGGGGGCAGGTTGGAACAACAAGCGGTATTACAATTGGTACAAAAGCTGTTGTTATGGGACAGACAGGTGTTACAAAATCAGTTGAAGGCGGAAAATCATATTTTGGTACTCCAATTGAAGAATCGAGAGAAAAATTGAAACAATTAGCCAATATTAAGAAGATTCCTGAAATTTTAAGTAAATTGAAGTAATATGTCTATTAAAGAATTTGTTCAGAAATTTTATAAGTCAGATGCCTTAATTGATAGCGAAATCTTAAAATCATATCTGCATCCCGAGGTTGTATTGGAATGGAACAGCAGTAAAGGTTTTATTCAAATGGATTATGATGAGATACTCGAAATGGCCAATGAGCTAAGTCGCGCGTATGTAAGATCTAAAGTTAGGATTAGTCATATAATTAGCGAAGATGACTTAGTATCAGTGCGTTATTCTCATTTTGTAAAAACAATTGAGAATCCTAGAGAAGAAATGTTATTAGCGCATTTTTCAACAATCTGGCAGATCAAAGATGATAAACTGTATAGAGGTTATCAAATGAGTCAATTTTCTTAATATTTTTTTGACAATAAAAGAGGCAAAATACATTACAAAACCTTATTTTTGCAACACAAATTTAAAAACTACATAAAATATATATCATGAGTGTTTTAGTTAATAAAGATTCCAAAATAATTGTTCAGGGATTTACAGGAAGCGAAGGAACTTTCCACGCTTCTCAAATGATTGAGTATGGTACTAATGTTGTTGGAGGTGTAACTCCAGGAAAAGGTGGTACCAGCCATTTAGAGCGTCCGGTTTTTAATACAGTAAAAGATGCTGTTGATCAAGCTGGTGCTGATACTTCTATCATTTTTGTTCCGCCAGCTTTTGCTGCTGATGCAATTATGGAAGCTGCTGATGCTGGAATTAAAGTAATTATTGCTATTACAGAAGGAATTCCTGTAGCAGATATGATTAAAGCAAATAATTATGTTAAAGAAAGAAATTCTAGATTAATTGGTCCAAACTGTCCAGGTGTAATTACTCCAGGTGAAGCTAAAGTTGGTATTATGCCAGGTTTCGTTTTCAAAAAAGGTACAGTTGGTATTGTATCTAAATCTGGAACTTTAACTTACGAAGCTGCTGACCAAGTTGTAAAACAAGGTTTAGGAATCACTACAGCTATTGGTATTGGTGGAGATCCAATTATTGGAACTACAACTAAAGAAGCTGTAGAATTATTAATGAACGATCCTGAAACTGAAGCAATCATTATGATTGGTGAAATTGGAGGTCAATTAGAAGCTGATGCTGCTAGATGGGTAAAAGCTGATGGTAACCGTAAACCAGTTATTGGTTTTATCGCTGGAGAAACTGCTCCTGCTGGTAGAACAATGGGTCACGCAGGTGCTATTGTTGGTGGTTCTGATGACACTGCTGCTGCTAAAAAACAAATTATGAGAGACAACGGAATTCACGTTGTTGATTCACCAGCTGAAATTGGTAAAAAAGTAAAAGAAGTACTTGGATAATATCCAGTCCCGATCCCGAAATTTTGGGACGTGATAAAATAATAAATTCCAAAAAAGTCTCAATATTTTGTTGAGACTTTTTTACATTTTTAAAATGATTGGAATATAATTTAAAACGCAGCAACTTAGAGACTTAGTTTCTTAGAAGCTTAAAATTAAAAAGATGAGTAAAGGATTAGAAAAATTTAAAGTAAGTAATAGTTTTACTTTTACTGTAAATGATAGTTTAGAAGAAGTTTGCAATGCTCCAGAAGGAAGTGCAGGAATTTTTATCGTTTATGGCGTTGCAGCAGATGAAAAAGAACTAATTATGGTTGGTTCTACTGGAACTGTACAAAATGACGGAACTTTAAAAAGCAAAAATGGCGGACTTTATGATAAAATCGTAAACGGACACCAATTTGCAAAAACAGGAAGAAAATATTCTTGGCCGGCGCAAATGAAATTGGAGAATATAGAATCTCTAGAAGTAGTTTGGTATGAAACATTTAATGCAGATGTAAAAGCAATTCCAACAGCTGTTGAAGGAGAGGTTTTGCAGAACTTTCTAGATCAAAGTGGTAAACTGCCTAGATGGAATGTAGCATTCTAAATCTATTCACAATAAAATAATCAAAGCCTTACTTTAATTTAGTAAGGCTTTTTTTTTGAGATAAATTAAAATCTATAGGAATTAAGATCATATTGAAAAACCAATCGTTAAGCTTTAAGATTAAAGAAAATTCTAAGCCAATTTTTGTATTACAAATTTTATTAAACGCCCAAATACTCTATATTTGTATTTCAAAAAATAAAAACGAATACCTTAATATGAAATTACTAGAAGGAAAAGTTGCAATAATTACTGGTGCAAGCCGTGGAATCGGAAAAGGAATTGCTGAAGTTTTTGCTAAACATGGAGCAAACGTTGCTTTTACATACAGTTCATCTGCAGCTTCTGCAGAAGCTTTAGAAGCTGAACTAAATGGTTTAGGAGTAAAAGCAAAAGGTTACCAATCTAATGCAGCAGATTTTAACGAAGCTCAAACTTTTGTTGATGCTGTTTTAGCAGATTTTGGAACTGTAGATATCTTAATCAACAATGCCGGAATCACAAAAGACAATTTGCTAATGCGTATGTCTGAAGCAGATTTTGACCAAGTAATTGATGTAAACTTGAAATCGGTTTTTAATATGACAAAAGCGATTCAAAAAACTTTCTTGAAACAAAGAGCAGGTTCAATTATCAATATCAGTTCTGTAGTTGGAGTTTCTGGAAACGCTGGACAAACAAACTATGCAGCTTCTAAAGCGGGAGCAATTGGTTTTACTAAATCTGTAGCTCTAGAATTAGGTTCTCGTAACATTCGCTGCAACGCAATCGCTCCTGGTTTTATTGAAACTGAAATGACTGCAAAATTATCTGAAGATGTGGTTAAAGGATGGAGAGAAGGTATTCCGTTGAAACGTGGAGGAACTACAGAAGATGTAGCAAACGCTTGTCTTTTCTTAGCTTCAGACATGAGCGGTTATATCACAGGCCAAGTTCTTAATGTTTGCGGAGGAATGTTAACCTAAGGTACTGAGGTGACAAGTTGCAAAGGTTCAAAGGTTTTAGTATTCAGTTATTCTGATTCTAGATAGGTGAACACTTTAGTCAAACAATTGACTTTTTTAAATCTGACAACCGTAAACTGATACTGAATACTAAATAATTATGACGACAAACACGATTCTTTTATTATTGCTTTCTTTAGTAATCGCTGGTGGTTTATCGTACTTTCAATATTTTTATAAAGCCAAAAGTAAATCCAATGTGGTTATACTTTTGGCTTTTTTACGTTTTTTGGCTATTTTCGGATTATTGGTTTTGCTTATAAATCCGATAATTTCTAAGAGTTCGCTGGAAATAACAAAAACACCTTTGGCAATTGTTGTAGATAATTCTAGTTCTATTGCAGCTTTAAAATCAGATAAAAAAGCGGTTGAACTTTATCAAAAACTTATTTCAAATCCTGCTTTAAAAGAAAAGTTCGAAATTCAATCCTATCAATTTGATAACGATTTTAAAACTTCAGATAAATTTGATTTTAAAGGAAATCAAACCAATTTAGACGAAGCGGCAAAGAACTTAAAAAGCATCAATAAAAATCTGATTTTTCCAACAGTTATAATTACCGACGGAAATCAAACTACAGGAAACGACTACGTTTATAGATTTGATCCTGTCAATAAAGTTTATCCTTTGGTTGTGGGAGATACAACTACATTTTTTGATTTAAAAATCAATCAGCTTAACGTAAACAAATACGCTTTTCATAAAAATAAATTTCCTGTTGAAGTTTTTCTGCAATATGCAGGCACGAAAGCTGTAAATGCAGAATTTGCTATTTCACAAGGAAATACTATTATAGCAAAAGAGAAACTTTCATTTTCTCCCTCAAAAAAAACAGCTTCCTTAAATTTGCTTTTACCAGCAGATAAAGTGGGATTACAGATTTATAAAGCCAGCATTCAATCTTCTGTTAAAGAAAAAAACAGCTATAACAATATTAAAAATTTTGCAGTCGAAATAATAGATCAAAAGTCGACTATTGCGATTGTTTCTGGCATAAATCATCCAGATATTGCAGCTTTAAAACGCTCGATTGAGGTTAATGCACAGCGTAAAGTAATATTGGTTAAGCCAAATCAAATTAATGATTTACAAGATATTTCTGTGTTGGTTTTGTACCAGCCAACTACAGCTTTTAAATCAATTTTTGATAATAAAAAGTTAGCGTCGACAAATACCTTTATTATAACAGGAAACAATACAGATTTTAATTTCTTAAACCAGCAGCAGAACAATCTAATTTTTAAAATGAGTAACCAAAGAGAAGATTTTCTCTGCGAATTCAAATCAGACTTTAACTTATTTGCAATCGATAATATTGGTTTTGAAAATTTCCCGCCTTTACAGAATTTATTCGGAAATATTAGCACAAACGGAAACGTGTCTGTTTTGCTTTCATCAAAAATTAGAAACGTTTCTACAGATGCTCCATTATTGGCTTTTGCCGAAAATCAAGGAAAAAGAACCGCTTTTCTTTTAGGAGAAAACAGCTGGAAATGGCGTTTGCAAAGTCATATTGACAATCAGTCTTTTGAAAAATATGATGTTTTTATTGATAAAATAATTCAATATTTAGCCTCAACAACTTCCAAGAAATCTTTGGTTGTAACGCATGAAAGTTTTTACAATTCTGGAGAAGAGATTATTATAAATGCGCAATATTTCAATAAAAATTATGAGTTTGATGAAAAAGCCAGGCTTACCATTAGTGTTCTAAATGCCGCGACAAAACAAACCAAAAATTATGATTTACTAAAAGGAAGTAATTCTTTTTCAGCTAATTTAGAAGGACTTCCAGCAGGAAAATATAATTTTACGGTAAAAGAATTAAATTCAAATACTTCATACGCAAGTCATTTTGAAATTTTAGACTTTGATATTGAAAAACAATTTGTAAATCCAGATGTTTTGAAATTACAGCAATTAGCACAGCAAACCGGCGGAAAAGCCTTTTTTGAAAATCAAGCTGATAATTTGATTAATACACTTTTGGAAAATAACGAGTATAAATCAATTGAAAAAAAGATTTCTACTAAGACTCCCATTATTGACTGGGTTTGGCTGTTGATTTTGATCGCCGTTTTATTGACTACTGAATGGTTTGTAAGGAAGTATAATGGATTGCTTTAAAATTAAATTGATCGTGTCCTTTAAAAAAGTTTTAATTTTCTTTAGTCTGTTTTTTTGTACTATTTTTTCTTTGATTTATATAAATGCTAGAAAAGAAAATAGAAATGACTATCAATTTGTGATCACTAAAATTAATGAAAATGCAAAAGGTTACATTATTGCAAATGGTGTGAAAAAGAAATTCAAATTTGCTAATTTTAATTCTTACAAAATCGATATTAAAAAAGATGATAGTTTAGTTAAAAAAGCATTTTCAAAAAAAGTTTATATTTATAGAAAAGATAAAAAATTAGATAAATATAATTTAGTTTTATTATTAAACGAATCTGGAACATTTCCAATAGATTGGCAATAATTATTTATCTTTAATTTTTTTGAAATGGACTTCAGGCTAAAAGTTTTCTACACCGTTGCGCTCCGCCTTAATTTTACTAAAGCGGCAACAGAATTGTATATTACACAGCCAGCAGTTTCTAAACATATTCAAGAACTTGAAGAAACTTACAAAACCAAACTTTTCGAACGAAACGGTTCTAAAATAGCCTTAACAGCAGCTGGTAAAATTCTACTAAAATATACTAAAAGTATTTTTGATATATACCGAGAAATAGACTTTGAGATGAGTTCTTTCAATAAAGAACGTCAAGGTTTGTTAAGATTAGGCGCCAGTACAACAATTTCACAATATATCATTTCTCCAGTTTTAGCTCATTTTCATCAAAAGCAAAAAGATATAAAAGTCAATTTGTTAAACGGAAATACGGAACAAATCGAAAACGCCTTAATCAACAAAGAAATTGAAGTTGGAATTGTTGAAGGACAGTCTAAAAATCAATCCATAAAATACATTCCGTTTTTAAAAGACGAATTGGTTTTGGTTTGTAATAGTAAAAATCCGCTGGTAAAACAAAACGAGATTTCTGTAAGCGATTTAAAATCAATGAAATTCATAACGCGTGAACGCGGATCTGGAACACTTGAAGTTATAGAATTTGCCTTAAAAAAAGCAGGTTTGAAATTTTCTGATTTACAAATAGAAATGCAGTTAGGAAGTACAGAAAGTATAAAATCTTATCTTTTAAATTCTGATTGTTTTGCTTTTATGTCTATTCATGCTGTTAGTAAAGAATTGAAAAATAAAGAATTAATTGTTCTAGATGTGGAGAATTTATCAATAGAAAGATTTTTTTACATCATTACTTTGATAGGGAAATCAGATTCGTTATCAGAACTATTCATTCAAAATCTGGCTTCTCATTATAACTTGAAGTTATAGTCGATTGCAAATTACGATTGGTATTTATGGTTTAAAGAACGGAACTTTGCCATATAAATATCAATCACATTATTTTGAAAACACAGCATACAACTTCACAATTATTTAGAATTAATCATTTGTTACAGCAATTACTTTTTGCTGCAGTGATATTGTTGTGTTTATTTTCCATAATTTCTCCGCCAATAGCACTTTTATTAGGAGTTTTAACCGTTAATATTTTTGGAAATCCATTTGTGGAATTTAATCAAAAAGCTATTGCTTTTTTATTGCAGTTTTCGGTCGTTGGCTTAGGCTTCGGAATGAATGCTTATAGTGCGGTATCTGCTGGAAAAGAAGGATTTCTTCTTACTGTATTCTCAATTTTTAGCACTTTGGTTTTTGGTTTTTTAATTGGTAAGTGGCTTAAGACAGAGAAGAAAACATCGCATTTAATTTCTTGCGGAACAGCAATTTGCGGCGGGAGTGCAATTGCTGCTATCGCGCCAGTACTAAAATCAGACGAAAATCAGACTTCAATTGCTTTGGGAGTTATTTTTATTCTAAACTCTATTGCATTGTTTGTTTTTCCGTTTATTGGACATCAGTTGGATTTATCCCAAAAAGATTTCGGACTTTGGTGTGCGATTGCTATTCATGATACCAGTTCGGTTGTTGGCGCTGCAAATAAATATGGAGCAGAAGCTTTACAGGTTGCCACGACGGTGAAATTAGCGAGAGCATTATGGATTATTCCGATATCTATTTTGACCGCTTTTATTTTTAAAAAGCAATCCAGAAGCTTCGGTACAAAAATCAAAATCCCGTATTTTATTGGACTCTTTGTTGTCGCGATGCTTCTGAATACTTATCTTCCAGCTATAAATATTTTTGCATCACAAATTGTTGGAATTGCTAAAGTTGGTCTGACAATTACTTTGTTTTTAATTGGAGCAACTTTAAATTTTACCACATTAAAAACAGTAGGAGTAAGGCCATTGTTCCAAGGAGTTCTTCTTTGGATTTTTATTGCTGTTCTAGCTTTATTATCAATTCTTTACCTAGTTTAGATCTTTATTTTACATTAGAGAATTTCACAGTCGATTTACCAATCATCTTATAAAATTTCCCCTTAAATGAAAAATGTCTTTCGATCTCAAAATCAAATTGATTTTTAGTTTTCGCCATTTCTGCTATTTCTTCAGGCAGGGCCGCTTCAAATTCATCTTCTGCTTTTGCTTCTTTATTATAAGATCCGTTAGTTGTAATAATAAAATCTCTGAAGTGTTTTTTAGCCGAATCCTCTACAACTTTATAAGATCCAGACCATTTTATACTCGCAACATTGGTTAGGTGGTAATTGGGCACTTCCATAATAGGCTGATATTTGCCATCAAAACCAGCCACAAGATAAAGGAAACCTTCATAAGGACCGCCTGCACCGCCATTTATATGAGACAAAGTAAGAGCAAACTGGTCTTCTCCAATCTGAACCAATTTTGGAGTAGGACATTGGGCAAAAGCACCGAAAGCTGCAACTGCCGGCTGAAAAGATTTCATTTCCCAAACCTTACCATTTTTAGCAAATTTGGCTAAACCTAGTAATCCGCCAGAAAATCTTCCTGTCTGCAAGCCGTCTTCATCATGAACAGAATGATTAAAAGCCATTATTTTAAACTTATTTCCCTTTGAATCTTCATAATCAATATTGGCAAGAAGCCTGGTTGCTACACCTTTTTCGTAAGGAAATAATTGATCACCTTCAACGCCATTTACATCCTCAAAAGGAGCAGGTTTGCAGGTTTTACAAATCCAGCTTACAAATGTATTTTTATCTGAAAGATGGTATAATTTCCCAAGAAACAATTTTTGCATAATTCTTTCGCCATTGAAAGGGTCAGAAAATCGGATTGTTCTGGTAGAATTTAAAATAGTGTCGCTTACATTTTTTGGTTTTATTTCGTTCTCCTGCGCCAGGCAAATGGTCGATAAAAAGAAGATTAGATATAGTAAAGTAAAACGCATGTTTTTAAGGTTTAGTCCGTTAACAAATTTACGAAACAAAATCTTTTTTACATGAACTTATGTTAGTTATATGGTGTAAAAATTTCAAAAAATTAAATTTAGATAATCTTAGATAGTTATACTTTGAATTATCCATAAATAAGGTAAATTTGCACCTCTAAATACAAAAACAAAAATGAAAAACTTTAAATCTAAACCAAGATTAATTGCTTTCTGTGCTTTAATTATTGGTTTTTTTACTTTATCCTGGGGAATTGTAGGTCACGAAAGAATCAACAAAGCTGCTGTAATGGCACTACCGCATCCACTTCAGGTTTTCTTTTACAATCACATTGATTTTATTACACAAGAAGCTTCTGTTCCAGACATTCGTAAATATGCATTAAGTTATAAAGATGAAGGTCCAAGACATTATTTCGATATGGAAAACTTTGGTCCAGCTGATAGTTATCCGCAAACTTTAGAAGAAGCAAAGAAAAAATATGATGCTAAATTTTTAAGTGATAACGGAATTTTACCTTGGTATATTGAAGATA from Flavobacterium fluviale includes these protein-coding regions:
- the sucD gene encoding succinate--CoA ligase subunit alpha, coding for MSVLVNKDSKIIVQGFTGSEGTFHASQMIEYGTNVVGGVTPGKGGTSHLERPVFNTVKDAVDQAGADTSIIFVPPAFAADAIMEAADAGIKVIIAITEGIPVADMIKANNYVKERNSRLIGPNCPGVITPGEAKVGIMPGFVFKKGTVGIVSKSGTLTYEAADQVVKQGLGITTAIGIGGDPIIGTTTKEAVELLMNDPETEAIIMIGEIGGQLEADAARWVKADGNRKPVIGFIAGETAPAGRTMGHAGAIVGGSDDTAAAKKQIMRDNGIHVVDSPAEIGKKVKEVLG
- a CDS encoding LysR family transcriptional regulator → MDFRLKVFYTVALRLNFTKAATELYITQPAVSKHIQELEETYKTKLFERNGSKIALTAAGKILLKYTKSIFDIYREIDFEMSSFNKERQGLLRLGASTTISQYIISPVLAHFHQKQKDIKVNLLNGNTEQIENALINKEIEVGIVEGQSKNQSIKYIPFLKDELVLVCNSKNPLVKQNEISVSDLKSMKFITRERGSGTLEVIEFALKKAGLKFSDLQIEMQLGSTESIKSYLLNSDCFAFMSIHAVSKELKNKELIVLDVENLSIERFFYIITLIGKSDSLSELFIQNLASHYNLKL
- a CDS encoding nuclear transport factor 2 family protein, with the translated sequence MSIKEFVQKFYKSDALIDSEILKSYLHPEVVLEWNSSKGFIQMDYDEILEMANELSRAYVRSKVRISHIISEDDLVSVRYSHFVKTIENPREEMLLAHFSTIWQIKDDKLYRGYQMSQFS
- a CDS encoding UDP-3-O-(3-hydroxymyristoyl)glucosamine N-acyltransferase, with protein sequence MKFPKSHSLQEIANLLNCKFIGDKDFQVLGMNEIHVVEPGDIVFVDHPKYYDKALQSAATIVLINKEVECPEGKALLISDDPFRDFNILTKHFKPFQFANVAIAASAVIGEGTIIQPNSFVGNHVKIGKNCLIHSNVSIYDHTIIGDNVIIHAGTILGADAFYYKKRPEGFDQLVSGGRVVIEDNVGIGALCTIDKGVTGDTTIGAGTKLDNQVHVGHDTVIGKKCLIASQTGIAGCVIIEDEVTLWGQVGTTSGITIGTKAVVMGQTGVTKSVEGGKSYFGTPIEESREKLKQLANIKKIPEILSKLK
- the lpxA gene encoding acyl-ACP--UDP-N-acetylglucosamine O-acyltransferase, yielding MNQPLAYVHPGAKIAKNVVIEPFTTIHNNVVIGDGTWIGSNVTIMEGARIGKNCNIFPGAVISAVPQDLKFGGEDSLAIIGDNCTIRECVTINRGTIASGQTVIGNNCLVMAYAHIAHDCEIGNNAIIVNGVALAGHVVVGNHAVIGGLAAIHQFIHIGDHAMISGGSLVRKDVPPFTKAAKEPLSYVGINSVGLRRRGFSTEKIREIQEIYRILYQKNYNTTQALSIIEAEMEATPERDEILDFIRNSSRGIMKGYSGNY
- the efp gene encoding elongation factor P, whose product is MASTSDIRNGLCIKFNHDIYKIIEFLHVKPGKGPAFVRTKLKSLTTGKVLDNTFSAGHKIEDVRVETHTFQFLYAEGDEFHFMNAETFEQISLNKNILDAPALLKEGTNVMVQINTETDLPLSVDMPTSVILEVTYAEPGVKGNTATNATKSATVETGASINVPLFINEGDKIKIDTASGSYMERVKE
- the fabG gene encoding 3-oxoacyl-[acyl-carrier-protein] reductase is translated as MKLLEGKVAIITGASRGIGKGIAEVFAKHGANVAFTYSSSAASAEALEAELNGLGVKAKGYQSNAADFNEAQTFVDAVLADFGTVDILINNAGITKDNLLMRMSEADFDQVIDVNLKSVFNMTKAIQKTFLKQRAGSIINISSVVGVSGNAGQTNYAASKAGAIGFTKSVALELGSRNIRCNAIAPGFIETEMTAKLSEDVVKGWREGIPLKRGGTTEDVANACLFLASDMSGYITGQVLNVCGGMLT
- a CDS encoding YeiH family protein, with amino-acid sequence MKTQHTTSQLFRINHLLQQLLFAAVILLCLFSIISPPIALLLGVLTVNIFGNPFVEFNQKAIAFLLQFSVVGLGFGMNAYSAVSAGKEGFLLTVFSIFSTLVFGFLIGKWLKTEKKTSHLISCGTAICGGSAIAAIAPVLKSDENQTSIALGVIFILNSIALFVFPFIGHQLDLSQKDFGLWCAIAIHDTSSVVGAANKYGAEALQVATTVKLARALWIIPISILTAFIFKKQSRSFGTKIKIPYFIGLFVVAMLLNTYLPAINIFASQIVGIAKVGLTITLFLIGATLNFTTLKTVGVRPLFQGVLLWIFIAVLALLSILYLV